DNA sequence from the Desulfobacterales bacterium genome:
TTTTTCTTCCACAGATTTGATTTTTCCCGACAGCCGATTCTCAGCGTCTTTCTGATAGTCCGCTTTGATGGTCATGTAGATGCGGTGGCAGTCGTCACGCATTGCCTGAAAACACAGGCTGACCACGTTCATCACCTCGTCCCACTCCCCTTCGATGCTGGTTCCCATCGGGCCGAATGTATACGGCAGACCGCTTTGTCTGATAATTCTGACGGCTTTCGAGACATAAGGGCTCAGATGTTCCCCCTTGTCCACCGGAAACATGGCTAAATCAACAACTACGCTCATCTGTTTTTTCTCCGTTGCCTGTTTATTCCCTCAAGCCCCGAAGGGGTGCCCCTCAAGG
Encoded proteins:
- a CDS encoding MTH1187 family thiamine-binding protein, which translates into the protein MSVVVDLAMFPVDKGEHLSPYVSKAVRIIRQSGLPYTFGPMGTSIEGEWDEVMNVVSLCFQAMRDDCHRIYMTIKADYQKDAENRLSGKIKSVEEKLRP